The Engystomops pustulosus chromosome 1, aEngPut4.maternal, whole genome shotgun sequence genome has a window encoding:
- the TMEM174 gene encoding transmembrane protein 174 isoform X2 yields MEQNSPQVDDFSISVFSLPPYPNSQPEVRVSDRNKASATLLFSGLFLGLVGITFTVMGWIKHEESQGIGWTKMIGPVLLLVGITFILICFCKFKAPPCKLCKKSNDTTVDPEQLSSGQSFVFTGINQPITFHGATVVQYIPPPYTVHDDIARSPNASSVLSGAGIMNGIDLPILPPQYSTIYPQENPAFVDDEDSSQSPDHARSPAPGHEHIPVAQRHSGPPPLYEDLYPHLK; encoded by the exons ATGGAACAGAACAGTCCTCAGGTGGACGATTTCTCCATCAGTGTATTTTCACTCCCTCCATATCCAAACAGCCAACCTGAAGTGCGGGTCTCTGATAGGAATAAAGCCAGTGCAACTTTACTGTTTTCTGGACTTTTTCTGGGACTTGTTGGAATCACATTCACTGTAATGGGATGGATTAAGCATGAAGAGAGTCAAGGGATCGGGTGGACAAAAATGATCGGTCCTGTTCTGCTTCTAGTTGGTATAACCTTCATATTGAtttgtttttgtaaatttaaGGCGCCCCCTTGTAAGCTGTGTAAGAAAAGTAATGACACCACTGTGGATCCAGAACAACTTTCATCCGGACAATCCTTTGTCTTCACTGGAATTAATCAACCAATAACTTTCCATGGTGCCACAGTAGTTCAGTATATTCCTCCTCCCTACACCGTTCATGATGACATAGCAAGAAGTCCAAATGCTTCTTCTGTCCTCAGTGGTGCTGGAATAATGAATGGGATAGACCTTCCAATATTACCCCCCCAGTACTCTACTATTTACCCCCAGGAAAATCCAGCATTTGTGGATGACGAAGACTCTTCACAATCTCCAGACCATGCGAG ATCTCCCGCTCCCGGTCATGAACATATCCCCGTTGCACAAAGACATAGTGGACCTCCTCCATTGTACGAGGACTTGTATCCTCACCTGAAGTAA
- the TMEM174 gene encoding transmembrane protein 174 isoform X1, producing MEQNSPQVDDFSISVFSLPPYPNSQPEVRVSDRNKASATLLFSGLFLGLVGITFTVMGWIKHEESQGIGWTKMIGPVLLLVGITFILICFCKFKAPPCKLCKKSNDTTVDPEQLSSGQSFVFTGINQPITFHGATVVQYIPPPYTVHDDIARSPNASSVLSGAGIMNGIDLPILPPQYSTIYPQENPAFVDDEDSSQSPDHASRSPAPGHEHIPVAQRHSGPPPLYEDLYPHLK from the exons ATGGAACAGAACAGTCCTCAGGTGGACGATTTCTCCATCAGTGTATTTTCACTCCCTCCATATCCAAACAGCCAACCTGAAGTGCGGGTCTCTGATAGGAATAAAGCCAGTGCAACTTTACTGTTTTCTGGACTTTTTCTGGGACTTGTTGGAATCACATTCACTGTAATGGGATGGATTAAGCATGAAGAGAGTCAAGGGATCGGGTGGACAAAAATGATCGGTCCTGTTCTGCTTCTAGTTGGTATAACCTTCATATTGAtttgtttttgtaaatttaaGGCGCCCCCTTGTAAGCTGTGTAAGAAAAGTAATGACACCACTGTGGATCCAGAACAACTTTCATCCGGACAATCCTTTGTCTTCACTGGAATTAATCAACCAATAACTTTCCATGGTGCCACAGTAGTTCAGTATATTCCTCCTCCCTACACCGTTCATGATGACATAGCAAGAAGTCCAAATGCTTCTTCTGTCCTCAGTGGTGCTGGAATAATGAATGGGATAGACCTTCCAATATTACCCCCCCAGTACTCTACTATTTACCCCCAGGAAAATCCAGCATTTGTGGATGACGAAGACTCTTCACAATCTCCAGACCATGCGAG CAGATCTCCCGCTCCCGGTCATGAACATATCCCCGTTGCACAAAGACATAGTGGACCTCCTCCATTGTACGAGGACTTGTATCCTCACCTGAAGTAA